A genomic window from Montipora capricornis isolate CH-2021 chromosome 8, ASM3666992v2, whole genome shotgun sequence includes:
- the LOC138013865 gene encoding uncharacterized protein: protein MNASPSNHTFLHNIQKKALKIIGTYEATACAQSAITSVFHIWRVVATTLLYKMHTINCPADLISMLPPPYEMRRITRNKIRKDITILEELEATEEESNTEEEDILLEEYPPEEEEIDEEMRANGKDHIFKTMSGEVAGEEDALPVVVNFSTSDNPCWTSPPELNDYERHCWSAPDSMTESLFLDFMTEIVDAVTLRHDGHFFRLFQASPELMDELKDLNQKRKTWFGNDKAFSKKVRKVCSNFRINGHKIFLYPPSESLRIESIVILVNEEIDPYEEIRKEIRKNLDADIKLYEELEAAEEESNNKKEEDILVEGYPSDEEDIDEEVQANPEKPCYYPSQIEMAHILKKRINAIMWHYHKIARLKDVFNDVDFVVYTARYRMLSDQTEKRIRHPDAGVLPKEELKVGKEPNANKRMFMYLRSDENDRYFEQLKLAVQQKPKTLFVIIADECHWGITKDKAGKSSAHNLFINEWCKDDSPRNVVVVQISATPFNLLTSNSRLPEVRCVVLCDNTTTSESKYRAGDLLVLGTQPFLENVKQTSKEVELHVAHWSEVELKNFERGMRMKLKSTLYTGDDAKHRYLQVASQKPMTVTTSERDATEFIVEGRHGIVTIKFLESEKRVLSITEDLKATNDPSKAVEFEVKLDFGVDVVAFRCRNKPDHYLAVHDNGLVTLEVAKVERKGGVTIIKPRNNAATVSFEFYLEQYGPTEVSSVGQQYVSLNYYLSTMKCDTMEEQKIRQDSFFQRVVDKMKRDKKLKTDSSSFKIDALLCAEYCYHVLHASVYDTSDKIRMALANDVQLTPAKEFDDKLCEFTRELDAKLQESEFIHPEAFQLVQREICNDAKTEFKGDIKEFARMKKQGKANAIDKGSNVLFSFVLCLMYLSQQDFQDLIQSIREAGIIDEIRQNLQQNGGQNLVETWYCNVQGNETSFLVQSLIQSGKGRSGKMKIVRAKSMETANQFFHTLILARRISCLKERFEVIRDYGGIQIEKQLMKSASPFFVKLQPVNCEYKFDCCCKELHLQPGRKKCVNCKHVHKSITKYEDLENLACILILVDKGRMGDTFPHSFDCLDLRLNYDSSREFKEGSPLFLSIVIQELGRMCRYANVRINESHVQDIPYVLVGRELYKRLNESLKKSPSMSAIQCTRPDRYMIKSHGMRASSLRWIDYVAHKDSYDHENMQKHSNRILLQAEPQIGKTGTYLCLIKLLRQDILESEDIPSRSVSSFDEGALYYYKEPDSSDEIMANESMERTEAKNWEYPYWKTIQEAPSLLEKPVAPGKYSFGGCFYTHDCKENPFILMKGVGLKPFKSSRRYLKTDCEHGMRAWHWYHFENFSECGRLLQGQEPCLQTFLLDLDGKSISVQCSIPASRAPYSHLQKHFSGIGSAEKGLSRGSWAQENDFPTLPYWIFHPSHRDDPRKCLLNYTHVMKEENRVITCVQVAVVRRRTFQAYKATWGKVLAIFQLPDELPNCEVRPDEGGIGYARLFIQKIASALKLEYVFVIDDNVAMMSEAVFTSCTETPSNAKVLRDDNGMIKMERCSFFKPLSHLQKIAEGKEMPPKFGEHQGPYPLEGNFAKQFPLYLYTGPAKILAENHHGAEKHHESYGVLGLSRSVPRVRDSFAKTQVYAVILLNVRSTVKKEVFYRPWPCWEDLRFNDDCDKAGLWVVKCNRYHFLKVQYKDWIQNLSFPSIFQWRKESVLQDRPPSSQLTEDLEERIILEHLRNLLKEAGPDKCFKGHLGYDRRDDQVDKLPILRIVDQLEAKDYSEEAKTNGIPVLITSYCASNRTTTSMMQLNSRFCATKEKIVFIISRADAIERWPRLTLESVSTHNGICLFSEMSDRKAQFAILSAADPNRHSLRWILIEACFKQNDATHDSETAMDVDSGGTLLDNDGPVTDGEPTGVSSDHWSTDSSCISSAVPESPYKRQKIDLANLANITNVENYNTSKKASAIQSDVENVLMRELDRESCKVPRNEKKELKSTAHRGPRISTEIKNGGCIPEDIRETTSRKRKLWEDDTCLGRRSSSDSAQIEVAVIPDVDEQIEKLKFGARSSDSSQTTSISVYSLQDAATELQNTPTPSQQNVQGKTYDSAIDSTQNYGMQLVAEYEAGTNEVTRAIVDLWNEYTRSKKEGDLTTEQIEARLKQFSIEQLQMEDIKGYTALLKACSIPSMSPHVMQYLIATRKVDLNCTLPPQFDRNHKAASGLVPGMSSLSVAVRRSKSKFIPTFMRRGTEINVRNEDEEGNTALHHCVLSMSKIAFQKLFSLYKPLEWKEMKNVRGENPLNLTEKLLCDSSGKLKSRTKEALQYMLEEMETKSL from the exons ATGAATGCCTCGCCTTCCAATCACACCTTTCTTCATAATATCCAGAAGAAAGCTTTGAAGATCATTGGAACTTACGAAGCTACTGCCTGTGCTCAGTCAGCAATTACAAGTGTGTTTCACATTTGGCGGGTAGTTGCAACTACACTTCTCTACAAGATGCACACTATTAACTGCCCTGCCGATCTTATTTCCATGCTTCCACCTCCATACGAGATGCGGCGAATCACACGCAACA AGATTCGAAAAGATATTACCATACTTGAGGAATTAGAGGCTACTGAAGAGGAGTCCAATACGGAGGAGGAGGATATCCTCTTGGAAGAATATCCTCCGGAAGAAGAAGAGATTGACGAAGAAATGCGAGCAAACG GGAAAGATCATATATTCAAGACGATGTCTGGTGAAG TTGCAGGTGAAGAGGATGCACTTCCAGTGGTCGTTAATTTTTCGACATCAGACAATCCTTGTTGGACATCCCCGCCCGAGCTAAACGATTATGAAAGGCACTGTTGGTCAGCTCCGGACTCAATGACTGAATCCCTTTTTTTGGACTTCATGACGGAAATTGTGGATGCAGTCACGCTCAGACACGATGGTCATTTTTTCAGACTTTTCCAGGCTTCGCCAGAGTTAATGGATGAATTAAAAGATCTGAACCAAAAGCGAAAAACATGGTTTGGTAACGACAAAGCTTTTTCTAAAAAAGTGCGCAAGGTGTGTTCAAATTTCCGAATCAATGGACACAAAATTTTCCTTTATCCACCGAGTGAAAGTCTCCGCATAGAAAGTATTGTCATTCTGGTGAACGAAGAGATAGATCCATATGAAGAAATTCGAAAAGAGATAAGGAAAAATCTAGATGCTGATATTAAGCTTTATGAGGAATTAGAAGCTGCTGAAGAGGAATCCAACAACAAGAAGGAGGAGGATATCCTCGTGGAGGGATACCCTTCGGATGAAGAAGACATCGACGAAGAAGTGCAAGCGAATCCAGAAAAACCTTGCTATTATCCATCACAGATAGAGATGGCACATATCCTCAAGAAGCGAATCAACGCAATTATGTGGCATTATCACAAAATTGCGAGGCTAAAAGATGTCTTCAACGATGTTGACTTTGTGGTTTATACAGCTAGGTATCGAATGCTCAGCGATCAAACGGAGAAAAGGATTCGCCATCCAGATGCGGGCGTGTTGCCAAAAGAAGAGCTGAAAGTTGGTAAAGAACCGAATGCCAACAAGAGGATGTTTATGTATCTTCGCAGCGATGAAAATGACAGGTATTTTGAGCAACTTAAGCTAGCTGTCCAGcaaaaacccaaaaccctcttTGTTATCATAGCCGATGAGTGCCACTGGGGAATCACCAAAGATAAGGCAGGGAAGTCATCTGCTCACAATCTGTTCATCAATGAATGGTGCAAGGACGACTCACCAAGAAATGTGGTGGTGGTTCAGATCTCTGCAACTCCTTTTAATCTCCTCACTAGCAACTCTCGCCTTCCTGAAGTCCGATGTGTAGTTCTTTGTGACAACACTACGACAAGTGAAAGCAAGTACAGAGCTGGCGATCTCTTGGTACTGGGGACACAGCCGTTCCTAGAAAACGTTAAACAAACCTCCAAAGAAGTGGAGTTACACGTTGCCCATTGGTCAGAAGTTGAGCTAAAAAACTTTGAGAGAGGAATGCGGATGAAACTTAAATCGACGTTGTACACTGGAGATGACGCAAAGCATCGCTATCTACAAGTAGCATCACAGAAGCCTATGACTGTAACAACTTCTGAACGTGACGCGACAGAATTCATTGTTGAGGGTAGACATGGTATTGTGACAATTAAGTTCTTGGAAAGTGAGAAAAGGGTCCTCTCAATAACAGAAGATTTAAAAGCCACCAATGATCCATCTAAAGCAGTCGAGTTTGAAGTCAAGCTGGATTTTGGCGTCGACGTTGTAGCATTTCGTTGTCGTAATAAACCAGATCACTATTTGGCAGTTCATGACAATGGCCTGGTCACCTTAGAAGTTGCGAAAGTTGAAAGGAAAGGGGGTGTGACTATCATTAAACCCAGAAACAATGCAGCTACGGTTTCCTTCGAGTTTTACTTGGAACAGTATGGgccgacggaagtcagttcggtTGGACAACAGTATGTAAGTTTAAACTACTACCTCAGCACTATGAAATGTGACACTATGGAGGAACAGAAAATAAGACAGGATTCGTTTTTTCAACGGGTCGTAGACAAGATGAAAAGAGATAAAAAGCTCAAGACCGATTCATCATCCTTCAAGATTGACGCCCTGCTGTGTGCAGAGTATTGCTATCATGTTCTTCATGCGAGCGTCTATGACACCAGCGACAAAATACGCATGGCACTAGCAAATGACGTACAGTTAACACCTGCTAAGGAATTCGACGACAAGCTCTGCGAATTTACGCGAGAGCTCGACGCAAAACTGCAGGAAAGTGAATTCATCCATCCTGAAGCATTCCAATTAGTTCAAAGAGAGATTTGCAACGACGCAAAAACGGAGTTCAAAGGGGACATTAAAGAGTTTGCAAGAATGAAGAAACAAGGAAAGGCAAACGCCATTGACAAGGGATCAAATGTCCTTTTCTCCTTTGTCCTATGCTTGATGTATCTTTCACAGCAGGATTTCCAAGATTTGATTCAAAGCATACGAGAAGCTGGAATCATTGATGAAATCAGACAAAACCTGCagcaaaatggcggccaaaacttgGTTGAGACCTGGTATTGCAATGTCCAAGGAAATGAAACAAGTTTCTTAGTGCAGAGTTTGATCCAAAGCGGAAAGGGACGATCGGGCAAGATGAAGATCGTGCGAGCAAAGAGCATGGAGACAGCAAATCAATTTTTCCACACTTTAATATTGGCAAGGAGGATATCCTGCCTAAAAGAGCGTTTTGAAGTCATAAGAGACTATGGCGGAATCCAGATCGAGAAACAGTTGATGAAATCGGCAAGCCCTTTCTTTGTTAAGTTGCAGCCCGTTAACTGTGAGTACAAATTTGACTGCTGCTGTAAGGAACTCCACCTACAACCTGGCCGCAAGAAGTGTGTGAATTGTAAACACGTGCACAAGTCAATTACGAAGTATGAAGACCTGGAAAATCTTGCTTGCATCCTAATTTTGGTGGATAAAGGTCGTATGGGAGATACATTCCCCCACAGTTTTGATTGCCTCGATCTTCGGCTAAACTACGACAGTAGCAGGGAATTCAAAGAGGGATCTCCACTGTTTCTTTCCATTGTAATCCAAGAGCTTGGAAGAATGTGCCGCTATGCAAATGTCCGTATTAATGAATCACATGTTCAGGATATCCCCTATGTGTTGGTTGGGCGGGAACTGTACAAGAGGCTTAATGAATCTTTGAAAAAGTCACCATCTATGAGCGCGATTCAATGTACCAGACCTGACAGGTACATGATCAAAAGCCACGGCATGAGAGCATCTTCACTTCGATGGATCGACTATGTAGCGCATAAGGATAGCTATGACCACGAAAACATGCAAAAACATTCTAACAGAATCCTTCTCCAAGCTGAACCTCAGATCGGAAAAACAGGAACATATTTATGTCTTATAAAACTCTTGAGACAAGATATCCTTGAAAGCGAAGACATTCCATCCAGAAGTGTTTCGTCTTTTGATGAAGGTGCCCTGTACTACTACAAAGAGCCTGATTCTTCAGACGAGATAATGGCTAATGAATCTATGGAAAGAACAGAAGCAAAAAACTGGGAGTATCCCTACTGGAAAACAATCCAAGAGGCTCCCAGCCTCCTGGAAAAACCTGTGGCGCCGGGAAAGTACTCCTTTGGGGGTTGCTTCTATACGCATGACTGCAAGGAAAATCCTTTCATTCTAATGAAAGGTGTTGGGCTGAAACCATTCAAGTCTTCTCGCCGTTACCTCAAGACAGATTGTGAACATGGCATGCGCGCTTGGCACTGGTATCACTTCGAAAATTTCTCGGAATGTGGACGACTTCTCCAAGGTCAAGAACCATGCTTGCAAACTTTTCTGTTGGACCTGGATGGAAAGTCAATAAGTGTTCAATGCTCGATACCGGCGAGCCGCGCACCCTACAGTCATCTCCAAAAACACTTCAGTGGCATTGGTTCAGCTGAGAAAGGTCTTTCCAGGGGAAGCTGGGCACAGGAAAACGATTTTCCCACGTTGCCATATTGGATATTTCACCCTTCGCATAGAGATGATCCCCGAAAGTGTCTTCTCAATTACACCCACGTGATGAAAGAAGAGAATCGTGTGATCACTTGCGTGCAAGTTGCTGTGGTTCGCAGAAGAACGTTTCAGGCTTATAAAGCCACTTGGGGTAAAGTTCTTGCCATTTTTCAGTTACCTGATGAACTGCCCAATTGTGAAGTACGACCAGACGAAGGAGGTATTGGATATGCTAGGCTGTTCATCCAGAAAATTGCGTCTGCCTTGAAGCTGGAGTACGTTTTTGTCATTGATGATAACGTGGCCATGATGTCCGAAGCAGTATTTACTTCTTGCACGGAGACACCATCAAATGCCAAGGTTTTAAGGGATGACAATGGCATGATTAAGATGGAACGTTGTTCTTTCTTTAAGCCTTTGAGCCATCTTCAGAAAATAGCTGAAGGAAAGGAAATGCCACCTAAATTTGGAGAACATCAGGGACCATACCCTTTAGAGGGTAACTTTGCAAAACAGTTTCCACTGTACCTTTACACAGGTCCCGCTAAAATACTCGCTGAAAACCACCATGGAGCCGAAAAACACCATGAAAGCTATGGCGTGCTAGGACTTTCAAGAAGTGTTCCAAGAGTGAGAGACTCATTCGCAAAGACCCAGGTGTACGCTGTGATCCTATTGAATGTTCGGAGCACGGTGAAAAAAGAAGTTTTTTACCGTCCTTGGCCTTGCTGGGAAGACCTACGCTTCAACGATGATTGCGACAAAGCTGGTCTGTGGGTTGTTAAATGCAACCGTTACCATTTTCTAAAAGTTCAATACAAGGATTGGATCCAAAACCTCTCTTTTCCAAGTATCTTTCAATGGAGGAAAGAAAGCGTCTTGCAGGATCGCCCACCCTCAAGCCAGCTGACCGAAGACTTGGAAGAACGTATTATCTTGGAGCATCTTCGAAATCTTCTAAAAGAAGCTGGTCCTGATAAATGTTTCAAAGGCCACCTTGGGTATGATCGACGAGACGATCAAGTGGACAAACTACCTATACTAAGAATTGTTGACCAACTCGAAGCAAAGGATTATTCGGAGGAAGCGAAGACAAATGGGATTCCAGTCCTTATTACGTCCTACTGTGCGTCAAATCGAACCACAACGAGCATGATGCAGCTAAACTCAAGATTTTGTGCTACTAAAGAGAAGATTGTCTTTATCATAAGTAGGGCCGATGCGATCGAACGCTGGCCTCGCCTCACCCTGGAAAGCGTATCAACTCACAATGgaatttgtcttttttcggAAATGAGTGACAGAAAAGCTCAATTCGCAATTTTGTCTGCCGCCGACCCAAACCGACATAGTTTACGGTGGATTCTGATTGAGGCATGCTTTAAGCAAAACGATGCTACACACGACAGCGAAACAGCAATGGACGTCGACTCAGGTGGAACACTGTTAGACAATGATGGGCCTGTTACCGATGGGGAACCAACTGGCGTCTCATCTGACCATTGGAGTACCGATTCTTCATGCATCAGTTCAGCTGTTCCTGAATCCCCATACAAGCGACAGAAAATTGACCTTGCTAACCTTGCTAACATTACAAACGTTGAGAATTACAATACAAGCAAGAAAGCATCAGCAATACAAAGCGATGTGGAAAACGTCCTAATGAGAGAATTAGATCGAGAGAGCTGTAAGGTTCcaagaaatgaaaagaaggaGTTGAAGTCAACTGCACACAGAGGTCCAAGAATCAGTACCGAGATCAAAAACGGTGGCTGTATACCTGAAGACATAAGGGAGACAACgagcagaaaaagaaaactttgggAGGATGATACCTGCCTTGGCAGAAGGAGCTCAAGTGATTCAGCACAAATAGAAGTCGCAGTGATTCCCGACGTCGACGAACAAAtcgaaaaattgaaatttggggcTAGGTCAAGCGACAGCAGCCAAACTACTTCTATCTCAGTGTACTCCTTACAAGACGCAGCAACAGAGTTGCAGAATACACCTACCCCAAGCCAACAAAACGTGCAAGGGAAAACTTACGACAGCGCCATTGACAGCACTCAAAACTACGGGATGCAATTGGTGGCGGAATACGAGGCAGGAACCAACGAAGTAACAAGAGCTATCGTTGATCTTTGGAATGAGTACACAAGAAGCAAAAAGGAAGGTGACCTCACCACAGAACAAATCGAAGCTCGTCTCAAGCAGTTCAGTATTGAGCAATTGCAGATGGAGGATATCAAGGGCTACACCGCACTCTTAAAAGCCTGCTCAATTCCGTCAATGAGTCCTCATGTGATGCAATATCTTATAGCCACACGAAAAGTAGACCTAAACTGTACTCTCCCACCTCAGTTTGACAGAAACCACAAAGCTGCTTCAGGACTGGTTCCAGGAATGTCTTCCTTGTCGGTAGCGGTTAGGAGAAGTAAGTCAAAATTCATTCCAACCTTCATGAGACGGGGGACAGAAATTAATGTACGAAATGAAGACGAAGAGGGAAACACTGCCCTGCATCACTGTGTGCTTTCGATGTCAAAGATTGCTTTCCAGAAACTTTTTTCCCTGTACAAACCCCTTGAatggaaagaaatgaaaaatgttcGTGGTGAGAATCCTCTGAATTTGACAGAGAAACTACTGTGCGATTCCTCTGGAAAACTGAAGTCTCGAACCA
- the LOC138013864 gene encoding uncharacterized protein, whose product MIRSIRKILHLLLGNQLVDDQTLLTFIAEMEKILNDCPLIPPSSDPRDPEPLAPSKLLLLCPNMCCHPDKMHGVNNQYRGKRWRQAQYLADIFWKRWFREYLHVPTLQVRKKWLKKRPKLAVGDYVLLVDENCPRGRWPKGVIQEVFPDRHRVDRHVTVKTATMSLRRDIRKLCLLERSLMSKE is encoded by the coding sequence ATGATTCGCTCAATCCGAAAAATTCTTCACCTGCTCTTGGGTAACCAGCTAGTTGACGATCAAACACTGCTTACCTTCATTGCTGAAATGGAAAAGATTCTGAACGACTGTCCTCTTATTCCCCCGTCAAGCGACCCACGTGATCCTGAGCCTTTGGCTCCAAGCAAACTTCTCCTTCTGTGCCCAAATATGTGCTGCCATCCTGACAAAATGCATGGTGTCAACAACCAGTATAGGGGCAAACGTTGGAGACAAGCTCAGTATTTAGCAGACATTTTTTGGAAACGCTGGTTCCGGGAGTATTTACATGTACCTACCCTTCAAGTGAGGAAGAAATGGCTTAAAAAACGGCCAAAACTTGCTGTGGGTGACTACGTACTTCTAGTGGATGAGAATTGTCCACGTGGACGTTGGCCTAAGGGTGTCATCCAGGAAGTATTTCCTGATCGTCACAGAGTTGATCGACACGTCACTGTCAAGACTGCAACTATGAGTTTACGACGTGACATTCGCAAACTGTGTCTTTTGGAACGGTCGCTGATGAGCAAAGAGTGA